A region from the Lolium perenne isolate Kyuss_39 chromosome 4, Kyuss_2.0, whole genome shotgun sequence genome encodes:
- the LOC127291882 gene encoding G-type lectin S-receptor-like serine/threonine-protein kinase At1g34300: MPRNMPSLRGGDLALLLCCGCFLLLPFLSHGADMPLGTSLTPGNSAPWLSPNSTFSLAFGPSPTSPSLSVASVSYAGGVPIWSAGAGAAVDSGGSLRLSSTGDLQLLNGSSNTVLWSSNTANQGVTAAAVQESGNLVLKNSSGGAVWQSFDHPTDTVVMSQTFSSGTNLTSGDYVFTLERASGNLTLRWARRGAATITYFNRGYNASFTANRTLSSPALTMQTNGIVSIADGTLATPVVVAYSSNYGESGDMLRFVRLDSDGNFRAYSAARGSGTAAEQWSAVADQCQVFGYCGNMGVCGYNGTAPVCGCPSQNFQPSNPANPREGCTRKVDLASCPGNSTMLELDNTQFLTYTPEINTEQFFVGITACRLNCLSGTSCVASTALADGSGLCFLKVSTFVSAYQSASLPSTSFVKVCFPGVPNPPLGGAGSGSSSSRNSGLRSWVVVLVVLGVVSGLVLAEWVLWWVLCRNSPKYGAASAQYALLEYASGAPVQFSYRELQRSTKGFKEKLGAGGFGAVYRGVLANRTVVAVKQLEGIEQGEKQFRMEVATISSTHHLNLVRLIGFCSEGRHRLLVYEFMKNGSLDSFLFSTATGGDNTNAKAMPWSTRFAVAVGTARGITYLHEECRDCIVHCDIKPENILLDEHHNAKVSDFGLAKLINPKDHRHRTLTSVRGTRGYLAPEWLANLPITVKSDVYSYGMVLLETIGGRRNFDIADDTDRKKFSVWAYEEYERGNVAGIIDRRLAGDADMDQVERALQVSFWCIQEQPSQRPTMGKVVQMLEGVMELERPPPPKSSDSFLTATTATSGVSSSMASTFASSSAPAPPVPSPNLEKEIAVGRSASARNREIASLPLRSSEPYMTM, translated from the coding sequence ATGCCAAGAAACATGCCGTCTCTACGGGGAGGGGATCTTGCCCTCCTCCTCTGCTGCGGCTGCTTCTTGCTCCTCCCTTTCCTCTCCCATGGCGCCGACATGCCCCTGGGCACCTCGCTCACGCCGGGCAACTCGGCCCCATGGCTATCCCCCAACTCCACCTTCTCCCTCGCCTTCGGTCCATCCCCAACCTCCCCGTCCCTCTCCGTCGCCTCGGTCTCCTACGCCGGCGGCGTCCCCATCTGGTCGGCCGGCGCCGGCGCGGCCGTCGACTCGGGGGGCTCCCTCCGCCTCTCCTCCACCGGCGACCTGCAGCTGCTCAACGGCTCCTCAAACACCGTGCTCTGGTCCTCCAACACCGCCAACCAGGGCGTCACCGCCGCGGCCGTCCAGGAGAGCGGCAACCTCGTCCTCAAGAACTCCTCCGGCGGCGCCGTCTGGCAGTCCTTCGACCACCCCACGGACACCGTCGTCATGTCCCAGACCTTTTCCTCCGGCACGAACCTCACCTCCGGCGACTACGTCTTCACCCTCGAAAGGGCCTCGGGCAACCTCACGCTCCGCTGGGCCCggcgcggcgccgccaccatcaccTACTTCAACCGGGGCTACAACGCCTCCTTCACCGCCAACCGCACGCTCAGCTCCCCCGCGCTCACCATGCAGACCAACGGCATCGTCTCCATCGCCGACGGCACGCTCGCCACCCCGGTCGTCGTCGCCTACAGCAGCAACTACGGCGAGAGCGGCGACATGCTGCGCTTCGTGCGCCTCGACTCCGACGGCAACTTCCGCGCCTACAGCGCGGCCCGCGGCAGCGGCACGGCGGCGGAGCAGTGGTCCGCCGTGGCCGACCAGTGCCAGGTGTTCGGCTACTGCGGCAACATGGGCGTGTGCGGCTACAACGGGACGGCGCCGGTGTGCGGCTGCCCGTCGCAGAACTTCCAGCCCAGCAACCCGGCCAACCCGCGGGAAGGGTGCACGCGGAAGGTCGACCTCGCCAGCTGCCCCGGCAACTCCACCATGCTCGAGCTCGACAACACGCAGTTCCTCACCTACACGCCCGAGATCAACACGGAGCAGTTCTTCGTCGGCATCACCGCATGCCGCCTCAACTGCCTCTCGGGGACTTCCTGCGTCGCCTCCACCGCGCTCGCCGACGGCTCCGGGCTCTGCTTCCTCAAGGTCTCCACCTTCGTCAGCGCCTACCAGTCCGCCTCGCTCCCGAGCACCTCCTTCGTCAAGGTCTGCTTCCCCGGCGTGCCCAACCCGCCCCTCGGCGGCGCGGGCAGCGGCTCCTCGTCGTCGCGCAACTCCGGCCTAAGGTCCTGGGTCGTCGTGCTGGTCGTCCTCGGCGTCGTGTCCGGGCTGGTGCTCGCCGAGTGGGTGCTCTGGTGGGTGCTGTGCCGGAACAGCCCCAAGTACGGCGCGGCGTCGGCGCAGTACGCGCTGCTGGAGTACGCGTCCGGCGCGCCGGTCCAGTTCTCCTACCGCGAGCTGCAGCGCTCCACCAAGGGCTTCAAGGAGAAGCTGGGCGCCGGCGGCTTCGGCGCCGTGTACCGCGGCGTGCTGGCCAACCGCACCGTGGTGGCGGTGAAGCAGCTGGAGGGGATCGAGCAGGGGGAGAAGCAGTTCCGGATGGAGGTGGCCACCATCAGCAGCACGCACCACCTCAACCTCGTCCGCCTCATCGGCTTCTGCTCCGAGGGCCGACACCGCCTGCTCGTCTACGAGTTCATGAAGAACGGCTCCCTCGACTCCTTcctcttctccaccgccaccggcggcgacaACACCAACGCCAAGGCCATGCCCTGGTCCACGCGCTTCGCCGTCGCCGTCGGCACGGCGCGCGGCATCACGTACCTGCACGAGGAGTGCCGCGACTGCATCGTGCACTGCGACATCAAGCCGGAGAACATCCTGCTGGACGAGCACCACAACGCCAAGGTCTCCGACTTCGGCCTCGCCAAGCTCATCAACCCAAAGGACCACCGCCACCGCACGCTCACCAGCGTGCGCGGCACGCGGGGGTACCTCGCGCCGGAGTGGCTCGCCAACCTGCCCATCACCGTCAAGTCCGACGTCTACAGCTACGGGATGGTCCTGCTGGAGACCATCGGCGGCCGCCGCAACTTCGACATCGCCGACGACACCGACCGGAAGAAGTTCTCGGTGTGGGCCTACGAGGAGTACGAGAGGGGGAACGTGGCCGGCATCATCGACAGGCGGCTCGCCGGGGACGCCGACATGGACCAGGTGGAGCGCGCGCTGCAGGTCAGCTTCTGGTGCATCCAGGAGCAGCCGTCGCAGCGGCCCACCATGGGGAAGGTGGTGCAGATGCTGGAGGGGGTCATGGAGCtcgagaggccgccgccgcccaagtCATCCGACAGTTTCCTCACCGCCACCACGGCCACCAGCGGCGTCAGCAGCAGCATGGCGTCCACGTTCGCCTCGTCGTCGGCGCCGGCGCCGCCTGTGCCGTCGCCGAATCTGGAGAAGGAGATCGCCGTGGGGCGATCGGCGTCCGCCAGGAACCGCGAGATCGCGTCGCTCCCGCTGCGCTCGTCGGAGCCGTACATGACAATGTAA